In Cicer arietinum cultivar CDC Frontier isolate Library 1 chromosome 7, Cicar.CDCFrontier_v2.0, whole genome shotgun sequence, the genomic window TgtcctaaaacaaataaaatccatCAGTCACAGTACCGCATgcttacttttaaaataaattaattggttcttttcctatttcttttgttatttttctatatattgttAGGAAGGAAATGGGAAAGTACTAACATGTGTTTTGCATGTTATTGTTATGCTTATCATTTGTTTTGCTCATTTGCAGAATTTTGGTCATGATAAGTACTTGGaactaaaatgataaaatttaattgtcactgcctttctttttaacttttctgctaaattttataattttataggaGTAATGAGCCAATCCCAAATTTCCTCATGTGTTTTGTCCTTTATAAAAACGATTCAGATTACTAGCCCACCTTAACAATGGTTGGACTGTTGACTACTGTCCTGATGCTTGTCATAGTCTGTTTCCATATAGTAGCATGTAGGAAAATCTACAAAGTCAATAATCTTTCATTGCATTTTGTTTTCTGTAATTTAAGTCTTCTAAAATTGTCTTTTATTCTTCATCTATTTCATATGAGCAGGTGACTGAGTCAGATGCTGTGGATGTCGTAGAGCTTGCTTTGAAACGCCATGCATCAGATCTTACCGCAAAAGAAATGGCTTTGGTTGCCTTGTTGAAGCTCTCTTCACGGTTTCCTTCTTGTTCAGAGTATGCTATGCTTTTTCAAATGGATATGTTTCATCTTTACTGCCTTTGCTTTCTAGGAATGTAATATTGAAGTATAAGCCAAGATGATCTTGCTCAAATTCTGTAAAACACAACCTGATTAATCCCATGCATATATATTCATCTTTATAACAAATAATGGATCTTTTTTCATCCATGTTCATAATTCcttttataaatcaaatacatgTATACCTATAATAATCTCATATCATCTTGTATTTATACATTTGAGATTTgacataaataaaattctatATGTATAGGAGAATCAGGGAAGTAATCATTCAGTACCGAGGGAACCTAGTGTTAGAATTGCAGCAAAGATCTATAGAGTTCAATTCGATTATTGCAAAGCATCAAAATATTAGGTGAGGCTAATCAAATTGCTTATCATTTGTCGAGAACATGGATTTCTACCACCATCTCTTAAGAGGAATCCCATAATCAGAAGATTTTTATCGACATGCAGTTCTTCACTTGTAGAAAGGATGCCAGTTTTGGATGAGGCAACTTTCATTGCTAGGAGGAGGGCTGGGTCTTTGCAAGATGCAGCTTCAATTCCAACTGGACCTTCAGTTAGTCTTCCGAATGGAATAGCCAAAGCTGTGGCTCCTCTTGTAGATCTGCTTGATCTAAGTGCAGATGATACTCCTGCACCAAGCTCTTCTGGTGGTGGTCTTTTTCAGGATCTTCTTGGTGGTGATTCGACATTGGTGTCACAACAGTCAGGTTAGTGTTTGCggtttaaaaatatcttttatctAAGAATTGCTATCGTAGTTTATTCAACAGATTAGGAAGTAGCCTGTTTATATTTTGAATCACTTGGTCAATGGCTAAATCAATATAGAAGTGTCAGTTTTCTTTCAAGTgtgtaaaaagaaaatttatggAGGAATAGAAGAATACAAAGAAAGAGAACAAGACATCCTAAACACGTAGAATCTTAATGACTGAATCATGTAATAGGGCATGCCAATTCGCATGTCTAACAGAGAAACATCTCTATAGGGATGATGGGCAGAGCACCATAGAgaaggaaaatttgaaaaaacataaaactaTCCCAAATGTTGTCCAAAACTGAAAACGTTCCCTTGAAAGTTCTGGCATTCCTTTCCTTTCCAGTTCAAAGCACTAAAAGAACATCAAAGACAGAGCACTGCCACTTCAGAAAAATCTAAAGGAACTATTGGttgtagatttgacaaagtATACAATGCAATTGTTATTAATGGCTGTAGAAGATATAGGGTTGCTCTATCAGTTATACAAATGTTTCAATGAAATTTACTGTGTTTCGTGGGTTTAGTTACAATGCAATTAGAAGTAATTATGAAGTGCAACTTGAAAAATGCAATAGTTCTGTCCCAAACCTGTCAAACCTTCATTGTACCCTGTTGTTCCTTTTCTCTAATCTAAGAAGTGCTTTACTGTCAACAAAATAAAGGAACATAAAGATGCATGCATCTTTAATTTTTGTGAAGGCAAGAGTTTCTTGACGAAGATACATGTAATCTTATTTATGGTTAGCAACTCAATCTAacctttattataatgtattatATTTAGGTGCTACTCATACTTCAAAAAATGGCAGAGATGTTCTTTTGGATCTTTTGTCGATTGGATCACCTTCCTCACCTATTGAATCACCTCCTGCACAAAGCAACTCATCTACAATTGATATATATTATCACCCAGTACAAGTAAAAGGGAACCACTTTCATCATTAGATGATCTGTCATCAGTTTCACTTTCGTCAAAAGCATCTACAAATGCTGGAGCTGCTTCTATGACAGATTTCTTGGATGGTTTTGCCTCTGGCTCACCAGCAAGTGGTAAAATTTGTTTAACtacaaaagaaaattgacttaTATTAAGTCTAATTACTAATTACccattatttttttgtctttaatagaAAACAATGGACTGGTTTATCCATCTATAACTGCATTTGAGAGTAGCTCCTTGAGGTTGACATTTAATCTCTCAAAACAGCCAGGAAGCCCACATACAACAAATATCCAAGCCACCTTTACGAATTTATCCTCCAATGCATTTACAGATTTTGTTTTCCAGGCAGCAGTTCCAAAGGTATGCCAGCCTGTATGCTGTGTGCTTTGTACATATACTGTTAAGATCATCACCATAGGAGAATTTAACATATAATTCTGATCTACTGCTTTTAAAATTACcatgatattttttatcttaagtTCCATGGTTTCCAATTGCTATTTGAAAATATCTTCCCATTCCTTTGTTTGATATGTAATTGTTAAATTGTGTAAACTTCAGAACACAAAGAAACCAGTAAACCACAGCTTGAGACTGTTATTTCTCTTAAAGCAGAAATTATTTCCTTTGTATTGGTGTATTTACTTTACTATTGGGTGCTAAATATGTACATTTTGAGAATCATGGGCATCTTTACTGGTTTTATTCATCATCTATTTCTTACATATGCTGGTATTTTAATTTTCAGTTCCTTCAGTTGCTTTTAGATCCAGCTAGCGGCAATACTCTCCCTTCTAATGGAAAGGGATCCATCACACAAAATTTAAGCGTTACTAACAGCCAGCATGGAAAGGTAATTTTCCCTTGTTTACATAAATGTTTGTGCTCTACCAATTTGCCTTATGATTTTATGTTCAAGAGCTTCATAAAGCAGATTTGTCAGGCTGATGGGTAGCAACTATTGTTTTACAGAAATCCCTTGTCATACGTATAAGGATAACAGTAGAGCACCAACTATCCCACCTGgcatcaaaatcaatattactTTAATTGAATCGTAAAAAGAAAACATATTCATCAATGAAAACACTAAGAAATCATGTCTTGACAAAACCGATTTCCCAACATTTCCTGGGTTAGAAATAGTAGAATCGGAGGAAGTGATTTTCACATTATTGTCACCAGCATCAGCCTGATAAATTCCACCAGGGGGACTCATTGCTGATTCATAAGTGGCAGTCGCAACAAGTGTCGCAACTATCAACCAAGTTTCGCGTTGATTATCTGATATATCGTTACTAAGGCgacgaaataaaataaatattttatcatatagTGTCGTCATTGGTATTATTAGTTCTTGTGAACGTATGTCAGTGACCTGTGACCCCCTTTTTGCTCCAGCTCTTAACAATATACTCTTAATCTCTTCATTGGTTGCCATGTCTAATGTTGTTTTGTTGTCCAAGTTCTTTGCCTTCAAATTTATCCCAGTCTTTACCAACAATCCAACTGTCTGTGCtacaaagtaaaataataagaaatatgacaatcatttacatatacttttaaatttgaggggagaacaaaataaatatacaaacgAAAGTTACCCGTGGATCACTACTTTGAGCTGAAATGTGCAAAATAGTGTTTCCATCCACATCCTTTTggttaagtattttattttccaACTCTGTAGCACCTCTCTCCTCATTTCTTACGAGCCACCCAACAAGAAATTGAAGAGCCTCAGACTGTTGATTCTTAATAGCAATATGTAGTGCAGTCTCATTCCTCGCAGTCAAGCATTCAATTGATTCTGGACAAGCAGAAATAAACTTAGCTAAAAATTCAATATCACCAATTTCACTTGCTAAATGAAGAGGAGTTAAGCCTTCTCTTCCTTGATCTGTAACAAGCTCCTTCTTCATGTCAACAAAATTAAACACCATCCACTTTCGGCTGTTTAGCATAGCAAGGTGGATAGGGTTGAATCCTTGTTCATTTAGCTTACGAGCAAATGAAGGTTTCAACCTCATAATTTCATTGGCGAACTGGATACGACCCATAGATGCAGCGATATGTAAAGGAGTTTCGACAAATTGTTTCGAATCGATACTCTCCAAAATGGATGGATCATCCTTAATTACTTTGTAGAGGAGATCTATGTTACCTTCTTCAGCTGCTTCATTCAGTTGTTGCTCACTATTATTtgatttcatatttttgaagctgtaattattttttataatgtgtGCAAGATAGGTTATGTTTTTTCAATATATGGTATTCTATTGATATAGTTTCAATGTTCTTTACTCTTTTCACACGTTATGTTTTTGATTCCACATCTTTTATTCTTTGGACAAATTATTCTATCAaaaaaattttgtgaaataaataGTTGTTTAATAGGGCATTTTAGCATATGTTAAAGGAGCTGCAAAGTCCTTTATTAGGAAGCATTTCCTTCAAGTTAAAACACATATGGCTTAAAGAAAAACTCATTGTACATCATAATctacttctatttttttctttaaaacaaattaaaagaatCAACTTAACTTCTAATAGAAAAGGAGAAATTACAAAGAGGCATCTTCTTATATGgactagtaaataacaaaaccTGAAGAAACATAAATTGTGTCTATAATGAAAAACAAACCCATATTAGATTTATTATGAAGTATATGAGAAAAATCATGTCttgttttgatgaaattttattttgctCTTTGTTTTGGTTTTACATGCAGTACAACATTTTTGTTGTTCCCATTTAGATTTTAGGGACCATTTATGAGGtgttgtaaaaatagttttggATGATGGATGAGAGAACAAACTGATAGCTGAACAAAGGCAAAATATAAGAGGTCTTTATTCAATAGTTAAATTTACTTTAGTCATGTAACTAATGGATGATGGATGGTTATATCATTGTACCTACAAGTTTTGTTATTGAATTTGTTATAGCACACCTTTAAACCATATCATTTAGCACAAATTTTGAAGTTGAATTACCTAGAAAATCAAGTGAGTAAAActatagatatattttaaaattgagtatGCATGTGTTAGCACATGGTTCGTACAACATAAAAAGCATTTGTACACACCTTATTTATTTGCTTTCAATCTTCTCACATGACCAAGGATGTGGTAAAATCTTCCACATCAAGTATGTCTTCGAAGTTGGAAGTGATTGCAACATCAACTTTATTGGGATTTAGGTGGGTGGAGATATGCCTTAAGGTTTTTGGTATGCAGAGTAACTATCACCCTTAGAATCTCCAACAAGTATTATAACAAATATTCATGTTTAATTTATTAGGATTTGCGATATATGTCTTGGTTGTATCCATGTTTGGGTTTTAGGTTTTCATCTCTTTGTTGTAGGAACCCTTATTTCAACATTTGAAAATGGTTAAAGATCTTTggtagtttatttatttattttttttgaattggaCAATTTAAGGAATTAAATGTAGTGGAAGATGGTATTCTTCTAACGAATCTTATGATACTATTACTTACTATTGTTGTAATCTTCTGATACTACTTTGATACTACACAATCGGTATGTTTAAATGGTTTATGTGTACCATAATGTCATGCTGATAAATAGACATTTTCTAGATCTTTTTAGAGAATTTAACTTGACATTTTTTTTGAATGATGTCACTTCAATTCATCCATTTTGTTCTTCATATGTATTTATTAGTGTTCTCACTGTAAACAAAATTAGTCACAAGTTTTGCAGAGTACAGATGAAAAGAGGAACAAAACCACTACTTTTAGGttgaaaaatatcataaaaatccAGGTTTATGAGTTTGAACATGACTCACATGACAAAacttaacttttattttttgtcaaaaattaatAGAAATGACCAACTTGACTAACAAAAGTATATTTAAGAGACTAAAacataatgaaaataattaggAGATTAAAGTGAAACCAAAATATAATTTGAGGGACTAAAAGACTAATTTAGCTTAGGATTAATTATTGAAATCTTCTCTTGTACCCcatctatatttttattgtaagtGGATTAATTCAGCGACGACAGTATTTTGAAAGAGCATTTCTTCAGTAAATTAATCAATTCGACATGTATCGATACATTTGATGTTTAAATTAACagataattgaattttttaggaaaaaattaattcctattatttatataattataatagctaaatattatttaccaaaagtGTAAGTgaaataaatcataattgtgaatattgaatattttttcatatgaaatgatcttttataaaatacAGAAGTCAACAATAACTATTTGATTCATTAAAATTATccttaatttattgatttagagAAAAAATGTACCAAAGCTCTTCGATTAATGAATGTACTATAAAAGCTCCAAAAccgttgttaaaaaaaattgtttttattttttagttattaaaagGGCCGGAAGCGCAATTATCAAGGATATAATTTTAGGACACTGATTTTGGGGTTTGAATAGAATTTGAAACTCCGTGTCTTATTCTTTGAGTAGCATTTCTTTTTTCCATGATGAAAGGGAAAATTACAAAGAAAACTTATAAGAA contains:
- the LOC101497802 gene encoding ankyrin repeat-containing protein BDA1-like; amino-acid sequence: MKSNNSEQQLNEAAEEGNIDLLYKVIKDDPSILESIDSKQFVETPLHIAASMGRIQFANEIMRLKPSFARKLNEQGFNPIHLAMLNSRKWMVFNFVDMKKELVTDQGREGLTPLHLASEIGDIEFLAKFISACPESIECLTARNETALHIAIKNQQSEALQFLVGWLVRNEERGATELENKILNQKDVDGNTILHISAQSSDPRHRQLDCW